The following proteins come from a genomic window of Salvia hispanica cultivar TCC Black 2014 chromosome 4, UniMelb_Shisp_WGS_1.0, whole genome shotgun sequence:
- the LOC125218334 gene encoding putative late blight resistance protein homolog R1B-16, giving the protein MAYNLQPLITILEGILDPHQPRWIVDENNPQLHSLLDKATSLQKLLDSKSSLTKIDSSLESQIREAAHQAEDILESHMVDQVLSGSNCVRFTLSTPGLQQVAQDLDSVMEQAEKLMETEDKKLDSTVDKVLKPMEMEDKKKLPELDSSMEQVKLVEMEDNTMQSSSSSSSKSVVVGIDEDLMQLKDRLTGMQKKLEIVPIVGMGGVGKTTLARKLYEDLLIVDNFAYRSWATISQDYNMPQILKSLLSCIIGQECDEHSDDLKDMLYRRLYGRKYLIVLDDIWSTKFWDEIRMYFPNNNNGSRIVITTRESDVANYADSLSSHHRVQLLSRLESWNLLHRLVFGEENCAPELDEIGQKIASDCSGLPLAISVIGGMLSKMERTKDVWEKIGDNVITAISRSDEQCSSILSLSYNHLPNHLKPCFLYMGAFPEDFEISGSTLVQLWVAEGFVKSNGERSLEEEAEDWLKYLIERNLFLVRKYKKNGKPKSYSMHDMLRDLCILKCAEDKLFYVTSGPNVTFSNTRRIRFDSSNGKVNANALIESMSLTRSFIWIHNRRNQLPFGVFSVSRLLRVLYLINVKFTEFPTEIFEFVNLRFLVVGLVVTLISRYFTHSRVKIPRGISRLRNLQTLIAPRCEFDVPSELLQLSELRNVNVFGFELLKDEEMNYSVMKKLQMISVVGVAEEATNLDAFLKSIPNIKKLAINGRHRMKSTTSDFSHLHKLEILRCKGFTIDSPDSSDCRSKVIFPRNIRKLVLDGCVTNSGVLRTLCALHKLEVLKIAGCKFKSEEEIREDEWELADGDVFCSLQILSLRSLDVVRWIADETNFPRLRHLYILFCRKLKEIPSSIGEIPTLQLIDLHDCTESLVASAKRIMEEEYENGNYDLKLSIH; this is encoded by the coding sequence ATGGCTTACAATCTTCAACCCCTCATCACCATTCTTGAAGGAATACTTGATCCTCACCAACCACGATGGATTGTCGATGAAAACAATCCTCAACTCCATTCCCTCCTTGACAAAGCTACTTCTCTTCAAAAACTCCTTGATAGTAAATCTTCACTCACCAAAATAGATAGTAGTTTGGAGAGTCAAATCAGAGAAGCAGCACATCAAGCTGAAGACATCCTTGAATCCCACATGGTTGATCAAGTGCTCTCTGGATCTAATTGTGTGAGATTCACTCTTTCAACACCAGGTCTGCAGCAAGTAGCACAAGATCTTGATTCTGTTATGGAGCAAGCCGAGAAGCTCATGGAGACGGAGGATAAGAAACTTGATTCTACTGTGGATAAAGTGTTGAAGCCCATGGAAATGGAGGATAAGAAGAAGCTTCCAGAACTTGATTCTTCTATGGAACAAGTGAAGCTCGTGGAGATGGAAGATAATACGATGCAGTCTAGCAGTTCGTCAAGTTCCAAGAGTGTTGTGGTTGGAATTGATGAAGATCTGATGCAGCTCAAGGATAGGCTGACCGGGATGCAGAAGAAGCTGGAGATCGTCCCCATCGTTGGTATGGGCGGAGTAGGTAAAACCACTCTTGCTCGAAAGCTTTATGAAGATCTTTTGATTGTTGATAACTTTGCATATCGTTCTTGGGCCACAATCTCACAAGATTACAATATGCCACAAATTCTCAAAAGCCTCCTTAGTTGCATAATTGGACAAGAATGTGATGAACATAGTGATGATTTAAAAGATATGTTATATAGAAGATTGTACGGTAGGAAGTACTTGATTGTATTAGATGACATATGGAGCACAAAATTCTGGGATGAGATAAGGATGTACTTCCCAAATAACAACAATGGGAGTCGCATTGTGATAACTACTAGGGAATCCGATGTGGCAAACTATGCAGACTCTTTGAGTTCGCATCATCGGGTGCAATTGCTAAGCAGGTTAGAAAGTTGGAATCTGCTACACCGACTTGTGTTTGGAGAAGAAAATTGCGCTCCCGAATTGGATGAAATTGGTCAAAAGATAGCCAGCGATTGCAGTGGGCTTCCTCTAGCCATCAGTGTGATTGGAGGGATGCTATCTAAGATGGAAAGAACAAAAGATGTTTGGGAGAAAATTGGGGACAATGTAATAACAGCAATTTCTAGATCAGACGAGCAATGCTCTAGTATATTGTCTTTAAGTTATAACCACTTGCCGAATCACTTGAAACCATGTTTTTTGTACATGGGAGCTTTCCCTGAAGACTTCGAGATTAGTGGCTCCACACTCGTACAATTGTGGGTTGCTGAAGGATTTGTAAAATCAAATGGGGAAAGAAGTTTGGAGGAAGAGGCCGAGGATTGGCTAAAGTATTTAATAGAGAGGAATCTATTTTTGgttagaaaatacaaaaagaaTGGAAAACCAAAGAGCTACAGCATGCATGATATGTTGAGGGATCTATGCATTCTGAAATGTGCTGAAGACAAGCTTTTTTATGTGACGAGTGGTCCCAATGTCACATTCTCTAATACACGCCGCATCAGATTTGACTCATCAAATGGAAAGGTCAATGCTAACGCTCTAATAGAGTCCATGTCACTTACTCGATCTTTTATATGGATTCATAATCGCCGCAATCAGCTACCATTTGGTGTCTTTTCCGTGTCAAGATTGCTAAGGGTGTTGTATCTCATTAATGTCAAGTTCACTGAGTTCCCAACTGAAATATTCGAATTCGTCAATTTACGCTTCTTAGTTGTCGGCCTAGTTGTCACCCTCATTTCAAGGTATTTTACACATAGCCGTGTAAAAATACCTAGAGGAATATCAAGATTGAGAAATTTACAAACCTTGATTGCTCCTCGTTGCGAGTTTGATGTACCATCTGAGCTATTGCAGCTCTCTGAGTTAAGAAATGTCAATGTGTTTGGATTTGAGTTGTTAAAAGATGAGGAAATGAACTATAGTGTTATGAAGAAGCTGCAAATGATTTCAGTTGTGGGTGTAGCTGAAGAGGCAACTAATTTGGATGCTTTCCTCAAAAGCattccaaatataaaaaaattggcaaTTAATGGTCGCCACCGAATGAAATCCACTACATCTGATTTCAGCCATCTTCACAAACTCGAAATATTAAGATGCAAAGGTTTCACCATAGACAGTCCTGACAGTTCGGATTGTCGTTCCAAAGTAATATTTCCTCGTAATATCAGAAAACTAGTACTGGATGGGTGTGTAACAAATTCAGGAGTGTTGAGGACTCTGTGTGCCTTACACAAGCTGGAAGTGCTCAAGATAGCTGGTTGCAAGTTTAAAAGCGAGGAGGAGATACGTGAAGATGAGTGGGAGTTAGCAGATGGAGATGTGTTCTGTTCACTGCAGATTCTATCTCTTCGATCTTTGGATGTTGTGCGTTGGATAGCTGATGAGACCAACTTCCCTAGACTCCGCCACCTCTATATTCTTTTCTGCCGGAAGCTAAAGGAAATCCCTAGCAGCATTGGAGAAATCCCAACGCTCCAACTAATCGATTTACATGATTGCACCGAATCCCTAGTGGCATCAGCAAAAAGGATTATGGAGGAGGAATATGAAAATGGCAACTACGATCTCAAACTGAGTATCCATTGA
- the LOC125217981 gene encoding amino acid permease 3-like, with the protein MGELYHHNNQIFDISIDVPHGGATKLYDDDGRPKRTGTLFTATSHVITAVIGSGVLSLAWATAQLGWIAGPAMLFMFSFVTYYASTLLASCYRSGDPDTGKRNYTYMDAVRSNLGGVHVKLCGAVQYLNLFGTSIGYTIAASISMMAIERSNCFHTKGHEDPCEVSSNSYMIAFGVLQVILSQIPNFDEIWWLSIVAAVMSFTYSLIGLGLGISKVAENGQIRGSLTGVSIGEVTEMEKVWRSFQALGAMAFAYSYSMILIEIQDTIKSPPSEYKTMKKASMISVSVTTIFYMLCGCFGYAAFGDMSPGNLLTGFGFYNPFWLLDIANAAIIIHLVGAYQVFCQPLFAFVEKFAQEHLPENTFSVINKEIPVPVPGLKSPFKLNLFRLVWRTVFVVTTTVISMIMPFFNDVVGLLGALGFWPLTVFFPVEMYISSHKIPKWSSRWICLQMLSGACLIISIAAAAGSVAGVVSDLKVYKPFKTSY; encoded by the exons ATGGGGGAATTATACCACCATAACAACCAAATCTTCGACATCTCAATCGACGTCCCCCACGGCGGCGCCACCAAGCTCTACGACGACGATGGCCGCCCCAAGCGAACTG gaACCCTTTTCACGGCTACTTCACACGTCATAACCGCCGTGATCGGATCGGGAGTTCTGTCTCTGGCTTGGGCCACTGCTCAATTGGGATGGATTGCGGGCCCCGCAATGCTCTTCATGTTCTCCTTTGTCACATACTACGCTTCCACCCTTCTCGCCTCATGCTACCGCTCCGGCGACCCCGACACCGGCAAGAGGAACTATACTTACATGGATGCTGTTAGGTCCAACCTAG GTGGGGTGCATGTTAAGCTATGTGGGGCAGTTCAGTACTTGAATCTCTTTGGGACTTCTATTGGCTACACCATCGCTGCTTCTATAAGCATGAT GGCTATTGAGAGGTCAAATTGCTTCCACACAAAAGGGCATGAAGATCCTTGCGAAGTCTCTAGCAATTCTTACATGATTGCATTTGGTGTGTTGCAAGTGATTCTCTCACAAATCCCCAATTTTGATGAGATTTGGTGGCTCTCTATTGTTGCTGCTGTCATGTCCTTCACTTACTCCCTCATTGGCTTAGGCCTTGGAATCTCCAAAGTTGCTG AAAATGGGCAAATCAGAGGAAGCCTCACAGGAGTGAGCATTGGTGAAGTCACAGAAATGGAGAAGGTTTGGAGAAGCTTCCAAGCACTTGGAGCAATGGCTTTTGCCTATTCTTACTCAATGATTCTCATTGAAATTCAG GACACAATCAAATCCCCACCATCTGAGTACAAGACAATGAAGAAGGCCTCCATGATAAGTGTATCTGTCACCACCATCTTCTACATGCTCTGCGGCTGCTTCGGCTACGCAGCCTTCGGTGACATGTCCCCGGGCAACCTCCTCACCGGCTTCGGATTCTACAACCCCTTCTGGCTCCTGGACATCGCCAACGCAGCCATAATCATCCACCTCGTTGGTGCCTACCAGGTCTTCTGCCAGCCCTTATTTGCCTTCGTTGAGAAATTCGCACAAGAACACCTCCCAGAGAACACGTTCTCCGTCATAAACAAGGAGATCCCGGTCCCAGTCCCAGGCCTAAAGAGCCCCTTCAAGCTCAACCTGTTCAGGCTTGTGTGGAGGACCGTGTTCGTGGTGACAACGACCGTGATCTCCATGATCATGCCGTTCTTCAATGACGTCGTGGGGTTACTCGGGGCGTTGGGGTTCTGGCCCCTCACGGTCTTCTTCCCGGTCGAGATGTATATCAGTAGCCACAAGATTCCTAAGTGGAGCTCAAGATGGATCTGTTTGCAGATGTTGAGTGGGGCTTGTTTGATCATATCtattgctgctgctgctggcTCAGTTGCTGGAGTTGTTTCTGATCTCAAGGTTTATAAGCCTTTCAAGACTAGCTATTGA
- the LOC125223193 gene encoding uncharacterized protein LOC125223193, with protein MGDQSDEPLPPGVQSLPRSSFDNTASMPGSNSRSSLFPLGLSEASKVDAGEEAIVQTREHTGSSGLQYERFSNIEAAAQTAVLHEQEIATQRIFQSQRGSNNASEHLEDNKDILSGRHDPNALKEHLLQMTSTHRTEMASKRGKPTSVEEGNLEIGNGYGVPGGGAYYGAPVHNEKSQKNAELNGESGQNSASKDLPEYLKRKLRARGILKDDKNIGYLSESENRSDAQSTQATAPGNLPPGWIEARDPENGAVFYHHASSGKSQWEKPMEVKKPIEVEKPIEVAPAAVFATSSLLEDWIEALDEITGQKYYYNRKTNVSQWEHPGAQQQAAPQHYEMMVSPNAMGGNSEDKASPFPRCLGCGGWGVGLVQSWGYCNHCTRLHNLPQSQYLSISQNHNQPNIVGNQGHLEKKPPQQRSDTKPPSWKSYKDSKKRAHNDEDDLDPMDPSSYSDAPRGGWVVGLKGVQPRAADTTATGPLFQQRPYPSPGAVLRKNAEIASQKKKHNSNYSQISKRGDGSDGLGEAD; from the exons ATGGGTGACCAGTCCGATGAGCCGCTTCCTCCAGGAGTACAATCTCTGCCGCGCTCATCGTTTGATAACACGGCATCGATGCCAGGTTCCAATTCAAGAAGCAGCCTTTTCCCTCTTGGCCTTTCAGAGGCGTCCAAAGTGGATGCTGGTGAAGAAGCAATCGTGCAGACTCGTGAGCATACCGGCAGTTCCGGTCTGCAATATGAAAGATTTAGTAATATTGAAGCTGCTGCTCAGACGGCTGTGCTGCATGAGCAA GAAATAGCCACTCAAAGGATCTTTCAGAGCCAGAG AGGGTCAAATAATGCAAGTGAACATTTGGAGGATAATAAGGATATTTTGTCTGGACGCCATGACCCAAATGCTCTAAAG GAGCATCTTCTGCAAATGACCTCAACACATCGAACAGAAATGGCCTCTAAACGGGGCAAGCCCACCTCCGTGGAGGAAG GCAATCTGGAAATAGGGAATGGGTATGGTGTGCCTGGTGGAGGTGCTTATTATGGTGCTCCGGTACACAATG AAAAAAGCCAAAAGAATGCCGAGCTTAATGGGGAGTCTGGACAGAATTCAGCTTCTAAAGATTTACCTGAATATCTTAAGAGAAAGTTGAGAGCAAGAGGTATCCTAAAAGATGACAAAAACATAGGATATCTGTCAGAATCAGAAAAT AGATCGGATGCTCAATCAACTCAAGCAACGGCACCTGGAAATTTGCCCCCTGGATGG ATTGAAGCTAGGGACCCTGAAAATGGTGCTGTGTTTTATCACCATGCGAGTTCAGGGAAAAGCCAGTGGGAAAAACCTATGGAAGTGAAGAAACCTATTGAAGTGGAAAAACCAATTGAAGTGGCTCCTGCTGCTGTCTTTGCAACCTCATCTCTTCTCGAGGATTGGATAGAGGCACTTGACGAAATAACAG GTCAAAAGTATTATTATAACAGGAAGACCAATGTGTCACAATGGGAACATCCAGGAGCACAGCAGCAGGCGGCTCCACAGCATTATGAGATGATGGTCTCCCCTAATGCAATGGGTGGAAATTCGGAAGATAAGGCTTCCCCTTTTCCTAGGTGCTTGGGATGTGGTGGTTGGGGAGTGGGTCTGGTGCAGTCTTGGGGCTATTGCAATCACTGCACTCG ACTTCACAATCTTCCACAGAGCCAATACTTGTCAATCTCTCAAAACCATAACCAACCAAATATTGTTGGAAATCAAGGGCACTTGGAGAAGAAGCCACCCCAACAAAG GTCTGATACGAAACCCCCGTCTTGGAAAAGCTATAAGGACAGCAAGAAGCGTGCACACAATGACGAAGATGACCTGGACCCCATGGATCCAAGTTCATATTCGGATGCTCCTCGTGGCGGTTG GGTTGTAGGCCTCAAAGGTGTACAGCCAAGAGCAGCAGATACCACTGCCACG GGCCCTCTTTTCCAGCAGCGGCCTTATCCATCCCCCGGGGCAGTCCTACGTAAAAATGCTGAAATTGCATCTCAGAAGAAAAAGCATAATTCTAATTATTCTCAAATATCCAAGAGAGGGGATGGGAGTGATGGTCTTGGTGAGGCTGATTGA